A stretch of Falco rusticolus isolate bFalRus1 chromosome 2, bFalRus1.pri, whole genome shotgun sequence DNA encodes these proteins:
- the LOC119143540 gene encoding translation initiation factor IF-2-like, translated as MHSVRAASRSTESCTPLAYRKFSCEFAIRTGTSPGCLGELGSNRESINPLRESAPPVPGRRIRKAPASPGALLSLSLAKTPERRPIPAAGSGRRAPCAPRSNLRVRAGPGRAGRGGGGGGRRRSEPLGSRGAAALPPHPCPRPAAASASDSPASLPRSSRNRLGHGENVKVRAGDRGLKAKKLTEVRKLAAGSGRRSGSPGLFGRRPRRYSGLRGERGSLADTSQGTGFGGRKRCRSRPAAPRPPAPGPPRPEDGRMDGSASPASSDLGNNYIGIGSDPAKSVTKRHLV; from the exons ATGCACTCGGTGAGAGCTGCAAGCAGATCTACTGAGTCATGTACGCCACTCGCATATAGGAAATTCTCCTGCGAG TTTGCAATCCGCACAGGCACCAGCCCGGGCTGTTTGGGGGAGCTCGGAAGCAACCGCGAGTCAATAAATCCACTCCGAGAGTCAGCGCCCCCGGTCCCGGGGAGGCGCATCCGCAAGGCTCCGGCTTCCCCAGGGGCGCTGCTGTCCTTGTCGCTGGCAAAGACCCCGGAGCGGA GGCCGATCCCCGCGGCCGGGTCGGGGCGGCGGGCGCCTTGCGCGCCGCGGAGCAACCTGCGGGtccgagcggggccgggccgggccgggcggggcgggggcgggggcggcaggCGGCGCTCGGAGCCCCTGGGCAGCCGCGGTGCAGCCGCactccctccccatccctgtccccgaCCCGCCGCCGCATCGGCCTCCGACTCTCCCGCCTCGCTTCCGAGGAGCAGCAGGAATCGCCTCGGACACGGAGAAAACGTGAAAGTGCGGGCTGGGGACCGGGGTTTAAAAGCCAAAAAGCTCACAGAGGTGAGGAAGTTAGCAGCGGGCTCCGGCCGCCGCAGCGGCTCTCCGGGGCTGTTTGGCAGGAGGCCCCGCAGATACTCCGGGCTGCGCGGGGAACGCGGCTCCCTGGCGGACACCTCGCAGGGGACCGGCTTCGGGGGGAGGAAACGCTGCCGCTCCCGGCCAGCGGCGCCCCGTCCCCCCGCGCCCGGGCCGCCCCGACCGGAGGACGGACGGATGGACGGATCCGCAAGCCCGGCGAGCAG TGATCTGGGCAATAATTACATAGGCATTGGCTCTGATCCTGCGAAATCTGTAACAAAAAGGCACCTCGTCTGA
- the ARGLU1 gene encoding arginine and glutamate-rich protein 1 encodes MGRSRSRSSSRSKHTKSSKHNKKNRSRSRSRSREKERARKRSKSRESKRNRRRESRSRSRSNTAPSSRRDRERERDRASSPPDRIDIFGRTVSKRSSLDEKQKREEEEKKAEFERQRKIRQQEIEEKLIEEETARRVEELVAKRVEEELEKRKDEIEREVLRRVEEAKRIMEKQLLEELERQRQAELAAQKAREEEERAKREELERILEENNRKIAEAQAKLAEEQLKIVEEQRKIHEERMKLEQERQRQQKEEQKMILGKGKSRPKLSFSLKSQD; translated from the exons ATGGGTCGGTCCCGCAGCCGTAGCTCGTCCCGCTCCAAGCACACCAAGAGCTCTAAGCACAACAAGAAGAACCGGAGCCGATCGCGATCCCGCTCCCGGGAGAAGGAGCGGGCGCGGAAGCGCTCTAAGTCCCGGGAGAGCAAACGGAACCGGCGCCGGGagtcccggtcccggtcccgcTCCAACACGGCACCCTCCTCCCGCCGCGACCGGGAGCGGGAGCGCGATCGCGCCTCCTCCCCGCCCGATCGCATCGACATCTTCGGGCGCACGGTGAGCAAGCGCAGCAGCCTGGACGAGAAGCAGaagcgggaggaggaggagaaaaaagcagagttCGAGCGGCAGCGGAAAAT TCGTCAACAAGAAATTGAAGAGAAACTCATAGAGGAAGAAACTGCTCGAAGAGTGGAAGAGCTTGTGGCTAAACGTGTAGAAGAAGAgttggagaaaaggaaggatgaGATTGAGCGAGAGGTTCTCCGCAGGGTGGAGGAGGCTAAGCGCATCATGGAAAAACAGTTGCTCGAAGAACTCGAGCGACAGCGACAAGCTGAACTTGCAGCACAAAAAGCCAGAGAG GAAGAAGAGCGTGCAAAGCGTGAGGAACTAGAGCGAATACTAGAAGAGAATAATCGAAAAATTGCAGAAGCACAAGCTAAACTG GCTGAAGAACAATTGAAAATTGttgaagaacaaagaaagattCATGAGGAGAGGATGAAACTAGAACAAGAGAGACAACGTCAgcaaaaagaagagcaaaaaatgATCCTGGGCAAAGGAAAGTCTAGGCCAAAACTGTCCTTCTCACTAAAAAGCCAGGATTAA